Genomic window (Kribbella jejuensis):
AGTACACGCGCATCACGACCAGCAGGCCGTCGGAGAGGCGTTCGGCGACCGGGGCGAGGCGTTGCGCGTACTCGAGGGCGGCGTCGGCGTCGTGCACCGAACACGGGCCGACGACAACCATCAACCGGTCGTCGGCGCCGTTCAGTACGTCGGCCACCGCCTGCCGGCCGGTCGCGACGGTCCGGGCGAGCTCGTCGCTGAGCGGGTACTCGTCGTGCAGCGCGAGCGGGGTGACCAACGGGACGGTCTTCTCGATGCGCCGGTCGACGACGCGACTCTGTTCGCTCGATTTCGGGAGGGTGTTCATTGCTGGGGGACCTTTCCGCCGGTCCGCTCGCGATGCAGCGCAGTCAGCCGGCTGTGGATACGAGAAAAGGCAAGGACGGTGTCCTTGCCTTCGTGCCGGCTCTGGTGTCTGTCTAGGTCAACAGGTGGGCGTCAGCGATCGGCTAAGTCGCCCGGCACCAAGGCCGGCCACTCAAAAAATCGCCAATAGCAACGCTTCACGGGAAAGACCATAGCACCCATCACCCAGAACCGCGGACCAGTAACCATCGGTGTCCGGGGTCGTTGAGTGCAACACAGCGTTGACTGCTGCAAGACGGATCGAGACATCGGGGAGTTGCTGACAGGTGGTGAGGCCGCGGACCTTCGAGTTGGTTCGGTACCGGGATCCCAGTGGTGTTTCGGGGACAGGCGTGGTGGCGGAAGGGTGTGAGTTCACCGACGGTTCGGTGGCCCTGCGCTGGCGCGGTGACAATCCGGCGACGGCCGTCTGGCCGAACGTCGAGTCCATCCTGGCCGTCCACGGACACCAGGGGGCGACCGAGATCCGCTGGATCGACGCACCGAGGGCTCCGGGCAACCTGTTCGAGGAACTGCACCAGATCCGGTCCGCGAGCACCGTCGACGATCCGCTCACGCCGCCGCCCAGCCACCCGCGTGGATGGGCAGGGGCACGACATCTGAGGTAGAACCTGCCCGTGATCCAGATCCATGTCGAGCAAGGCCGATGCCCGTGATCCAGATCTACCTGATCCGGCACGGCGAGCCGGACTACGAGCCGATCGACTCCCGCGGTCTGCCGGGTCCGGCGGCCGACTCCGCCCCACTCACCGCCGTCGGCATGAAGCAGGCCGAGGAACTCGCGGACCTGCTCGGCGGGATCCGCGCGACGTACCTGGTCAGCTCGCCGTTCACCCGCGCCCTGCACAGCGCCGCGATCATCGGCCACCGGCTCGCGCTCGGTGTCAAGGTCGACCACGACCTGCGCGACTGGTCGCCGGACCACAACGGCCTGTGGCGCGGGGTCGCCGACGTCCGGGCCGCACAGGCCGAGTTCGACGCGTACGACGGTGAGTGGCCGGACGGCATCCAACGGCCGTGGGAACCCCTGTCCCGGGTCCGTGAGCGCGCCCTCGCCGCGCTCGCCCGGCACACCGCGAGCACCGACGGACCGGTCCTCGCGATCACCCATGCGACCGTCATCAGGGCCTTGACCGGCGAGCGGAACACCGCCCACGGCGCCCACGAGTACTACCGCTACGAGCCCTGATCGGGGCCTTGAGCAAGGGCTTCAAACGCCGCCTGGGCATCTGCACGTGCAGACGCTTTTGCACCATAAAGTGATCTATGTCACACGCATTGATGACGTGAACACGCTTTCCGCCTGAAAACCGCCGATCACGGGCCGCAACGGTCGTCTGCGATAACGAATGGCCCGAACTTCGAGACAACAAGGGTTGAACTACGTAAGAGATGAGCATAGTTTTCACCGAGCGCCCGTCCGCGCTTACGGTGAGTCAAGGAGGTTGCCATGTCGAGAGGGATGCCTCGCCTGCCCCGCCCGCTCATGGATCTGTGGGACTGGCAGTCGCAAGCCGCATGCCGGGACGTCAACCCGGAGCTCTTCTTCTCACCCGAATCGGAGCGTGGCGTTCGGAAACGCGCTCGCGAGATGGTGGCCAAGTCGCTGTGCGGCACCTGCCCGGTCCAGCCCGAATGCCGGCAGCACGCGCTGTCGGTCGGTGAGCCGTACGGGGTCTGGGGCGGCACCACGGAGTCCGAGCGCGACAACCCGGTGCTGCCCGAGCACCGCAAGTCCGCCTAGCTGCTCGCCGTCGACGTAAGGCCTGAGAAATCAGGCCTTATCGTCCGCTGCGCCTGCGTCGGTCTCGCCGTCCTCCGGCTCGTCCGGGTCCTTGGCCTTGGGCTTGTCCTTGGGTTCGGGCGGCTTGATCGTCGTCCGCGGGTCCCGGTAGCGGTCCAGCGACTTGAGGAAGTCGGGATCGTCGTCGGGCGCCGTCGGCCGCGCGGTCGAGGGCGCCGCGGGTCGCCGTACCACGGCTGCCTGCGGGTTGCCCTGGGCACGGGACATCAGCAGCCAGACGATCGGCCCGGCGAACGGGACGAAC
Coding sequences:
- a CDS encoding histidine phosphatase family protein yields the protein MPVIQIYLIRHGEPDYEPIDSRGLPGPAADSAPLTAVGMKQAEELADLLGGIRATYLVSSPFTRALHSAAIIGHRLALGVKVDHDLRDWSPDHNGLWRGVADVRAAQAEFDAYDGEWPDGIQRPWEPLSRVRERALAALARHTASTDGPVLAITHATVIRALTGERNTAHGAHEYYRYEP
- a CDS encoding PLD nuclease N-terminal domain-containing protein, coding for MVRFLPFLISLVLTVYALFSCIQTPDEDVPHLPKLLWIVLIVFVPFAGPIVWLLMSRAQGNPQAAVVRRPAAPSTARPTAPDDDPDFLKSLDRYRDPRTTIKPPEPKDKPKAKDPDEPEDGETDAGAADDKA
- a CDS encoding WhiB family transcriptional regulator, whose translation is MSRGMPRLPRPLMDLWDWQSQAACRDVNPELFFSPESERGVRKRAREMVAKSLCGTCPVQPECRQHALSVGEPYGVWGGTTESERDNPVLPEHRKSA